The Humulus lupulus chromosome 4, drHumLupu1.1, whole genome shotgun sequence genome has a window encoding:
- the LOC133831409 gene encoding remorin 4.1-like, with protein MLMSNIDHNNNQTASTSTTNHGTQQDHDRDHDHEDDEEQFRDIHALTPPHAPLPLPPGNRAGRRRDTAWETSSHRSSSTSLGSEIGALSENFTTMSREFSALVLAGSTIDGSQNDNDMGQTTGNNTAGNSTNNNNNSISNYLARIGEDEEEDTNPLAIVPDNYHNPVTSPSRRREVAPPSSVEISGDDRVVASVQLVKKEEVESKISAWQNAKVAKINNRFKREDAVINGWESEQVHKATSWMKKVERKLEEKRARALEKMQNDVAKARRKAEERRASAEAKRGTKVARVLEISNMMRAVGRAPVKRSFF; from the exons ATGCTGATGAGCAACATCGATCACAACAACAATCAAACGGCCAGCACCAGCACCACCAACCATGGAACACAGCAAGACCACGACCGTGATCACGATCACGAAGACGACGAAGAACAATTCCGAGACATCCACGCGCTGACTCCACCCCACGCGCCGCTTCCTCTGCCACCGGGTAATCGCGCCGGACGCCGGAGAGACACTGCCTGGGAGACGAGCAGCCACCGATCGTCGTCGACTTCATTGGGTAGCGAAATAGGAGCCCTCAGCGAAAACTTCACGACCATGAGCAGGGAATTCAGTGCGCTGGTTCTCGCCGGCTCCACCATCGACGGGAGCCAAAACGACAACGATATGGGTCAAACGACAGGAAACAATACCGCAGGAAATAGTACCAATAATAACAATAACAGTATTAGTAATTACTTGGCGAGGATAGGAGAGGACGAGGAGGAGGATACCAACCCTTTGGCGATCGTGCCGGATAATTATCACAACCCGGTTACGTCTCCCAGTCGACGGAGGGAGGTGGCGCCGCCGAGCTCCGTCGAAATAAGCGGAGATGATCGGGTTGTTGCGTCGGTGCAGCTAGTGAAGAAGGAGGAGGTTGAGTCGAAGATATCGGCGTGGCAGAACGCCAAAGTGGCCAAGATTAACAACCGGTTTAAGAGGGAAGATGCTGTTATTAATGGTTGGGAGAGTGAACAAGTTCACAAGGCAACTTCTTGGATGAAAAAAGTTGAG AGGAAGTTGGAGGAGAAAAGAGCAAGAGCCCTAGAAAAGATGCAAAATGATGTGGCCAAAGCACGTAGAAAAGCAGAGGAAAGAAGGGCTTCGGCCGAGGCCAAAAGGGGCACTAAAGTGGCTAGGGTTCTTGAAATATCAAACATGATGAGAGCTGTTGGAAGAGCTCCAGTCAAACGCTCCTTCTTCTAA
- the LOC133831410 gene encoding pentatricopeptide repeat-containing protein At2g33680-like: MVTVCSTSASWLPATPIPQQSFPALKTRIPSCSSKLFSLNKVIIGQTLKVEEAQDCAFGVVSVREEETLLVNEWPQLIQSSIGSKNLHLGRTIHGFLVKRGSQNDTFEGNNLVNMYSKMKRLDDAQRMFDEMSVRNIITWTSLMKGYSESGDTESVFRIANDMFCTGEKFNEHTCSVILQACNSLEGRKRGEQVHCFAIKSGLDENVTVGTSLISMYSKGGCLSDAEKVFNGIDNKDVRCLNYMILEYGKLGCGEKAMWVFIHLMRSGLLPSEYTYANIISACNGDIGANEGKQLHGLSVKYGVVGESPIGNALITMYGKHGMVEEVERMFETMDERNLISWTAILTAHLRNGNANKAIDIFSETFALGFACDSVSLSIMLDGCSEWRSLELGGQIHGLVIKFGYLSDVKIGTALTDMYAKCGDLQSAKKHYSKLSNKTTALFNAILVGFMESYEDEKEDPMVLFSQLRFEGLYPDFITFSRLLSLSADQASLQVGKSLHAYTIKTGYEADLTVSNALITMYAKCGSVEEAHKMFSGMKSLDSISWNAIISAYALHGHGKRAVSLFEDMKRKGFYPDHITTLAILQACSYSGLLETGLSLFNEMEQKYEIRPVVEHFACVVDLLGRAGQFSEAMGFIKRSPFSDSTLLWRTLVNVCKLYGEMEFGVLASKCLLDLEPEEAGSYILVSNMFAGGGMLDEAAEVRTVMNDLKLSKEPGCSWIEVDDKVHYFVASDMNHPESREIYAELDLLRDEMQRHQSSSDFHLIGQQS, encoded by the coding sequence ATGGTTACCGTTTGTTCCACCAGTGCCTCATGGCTTCCCGCCACTCCTATACCTCAACAATCTTTTCCTGCATTGAAAACGAGAATACCCAGTTGCAGTTCTAAGCTTTTCTCTTTGAATAAAGTGATAATTGGCCAGACTTTGAAGGTTGAGGAAGCTCAAGATTGTGCTTTTGGAGTTGTTTCAGTCCGCGAGGAGGAGACCCTTCTCGTCAATGAATGGCCTCAGCTTATTCAGTCCTCAATTGGGTCTAAGAATCTCCATCTGGGTCGGACGATTCATGGATTTTTGGTGAAAAGGGGTAGCCAAAATGATACCTTTGAAGGGAATAATCTAGTGAACATGTACTCGAAGATGAAGAGATTGGATGATGCGCAGCGGATGTTTGATGAAATGTCTGTTAGAAATATCATTACTTGGACTTCTTTAATGAAGGGCTACTCGGAGAGTGGCGATACAGAATCTGTTTTTCGAATTGCAAATGACATGTTTTGCACTGGAGAGAAGTTCAATGAGCATACTTGCTCTGTGATTTTACAGGCGTGTAATTCTCTGGAGGGCCGGAAGCGTGGGGAACAGGTCCACTGTTTCGCCATAAAAAGTGGACTTGATGAAAATGTTACTGTGGGTACCTCATTGATTTCTATGTACTCAAAAGGTGGCTGCTTGAGTGATGCTGAGAAAGTGTTTAATGGCATAGATAACAAAGATGTTAGGTGTTTAAATTATATGATTTTGGAATATGGGAAGTTGGGATGTGGAGAGAAGGCAATGTGGGTGTTTATCCATCTTATGAGATCTGGTTTGCTGCCAAGCGAGTATACATATGCTAATATAATAAGTGCTTGCAATGGAGATATTGGAGCAAATGAAGGCAAGCAGTTACATGGACTTTCTGTTAAGTATGGTGTTGTGGGTGAAAGTCCAATTGGAAATGCGTTAATAACCATGTATGGAAAACATGGAATGGTTGAAGAGGTTGAGAGGATGTTTGAAACAATGGATGAGAGAAATTTGATTTCTTGGACTGCAATTTTGACAGCACATCTTAGAAATGGCAATGCAAATAAGGCGATTGATATTTTTTCGGAAACATTTGCCCTTGGTTTTGCCTGTGATTCTGTTTCCCTGTCTATTATGCTTGATGGCTGCTCGGAATGGAGAAGCCTAGAGTTAGGGGGCCAAATCCATGGACTAGTAATAAAGTTTGGTTACTTATCTGATGTCAAGATCGGGACTGCTCTAACTGATATGTATGCTAAGTGTGGTGATCTTCAGTCAGCCAAAAAGCATTATAGTAAACTTTCAAATAAAACTACTGCCTTATTCAATGCAATTCTCGTTGGATTCATGGAATCATATGAGGATGAGAAAGAGGATCCAATGGTCTTATTCAGTCAACTGAGATTCGAGGGTCTTTATCCAGATTTCATAACTTTTTCGCGGCTTCTAAGTTTATCAGCTGACCAAGCAAGCTTACAAGTGGGGAAGAGCCTCCATGCTTACACCATTAAAACAGGATATGAGGCCGATTTGACAGTAAGTAATGCTCTAATTACCATGTATGCCAAATGTGGTAGCGTTGAAGAAGCACATAAAATGTTTAGCGGCATGAAAAGCTTGGATTCTATATCTTGGAATGCCATCATTTCTGCATATGCCCTTCATGGACATGGAAAAAGAGCAGTTTCTCTTTTTGAGGACATGAAGAGAAAAGGATTCTACCCTGATCATATCACAACATTGGCTATTCTTCAAGCTTGCAGTTACTCTGGATTATTGGAAACTGGGCTATCCTTGTTTAATGAAATGGAGCAAAAGTATGAGATTAGGCCGGTAGTTGAGCACTTTGCTTGCGTGGTTGATCTTTTGGGTCGTGCAGGACAATTCTCAGAAGCCATGGGTTTCATTAAAAGAAGCCCTTTTTCAGACTCAACTCTGCTTTGGAGAACTTTAGTGAATGTATGCAAGCTATATGGTGAAATGGAATTTGGTGTGTTGGCATCAAAATGTTTACTTGACTTGGAACCAGAAGAGGCAGGGTCTTACATACTTGTTTCGAATATGTTCGCTGGAGGAGGAATGTTAGACGAGGCTGCAGAGGTTAGAACTGTTATGAATGACTTGAAACTTAGCAAAGAGCCAGGCTGTAGTTGGATTGAAGTTGATGATAAAGTTCATTATTTTGTGGCAAGCGATATGAACCACCCAGAGAGTAGGGAAATTTATGCAGAATTGGATTTATTAAGGGATGAAATGCAGAGGCATCAAAGTAGTAGTGACTTTCACCTGATTGGGCAGCAAAGTTAG